A region from the Desulfomarina profundi genome encodes:
- a CDS encoding FKBP-type peptidyl-prolyl cis-trans isomerase: MSNPQQGDTVTIFYKGKLDNGEIFKEVTPENPVQATIGNSEMPPTLELAIREMNPGETRMVRVPPEEGFGIRQKELLQTIENPEIIEKLNPKPGMILSLKVEKDGVEQQIPATVVERDGNSLTVDYNHPLAGHHLTYEVTLVSM, from the coding sequence ATGTCAAATCCTCAACAAGGCGATACAGTAACTATTTTTTATAAGGGTAAACTTGACAATGGAGAAATCTTCAAAGAGGTAACGCCTGAAAATCCGGTACAGGCCACCATCGGTAACAGTGAAATGCCCCCCACACTTGAACTTGCCATCCGGGAGATGAATCCGGGAGAAACAAGAATGGTCAGAGTACCACCGGAAGAAGGCTTTGGAATAAGACAGAAAGAACTGCTACAAACCATTGAAAATCCAGAAATAATAGAAAAACTCAACCCGAAACCCGGTATGATCCTTTCGCTGAAAGTGGAAAAAGATGGCGTTGAACAGCAGATCCCAGCCACAGTTGTAGAAAGAGACGGCAACAGTCTTACCGTTGACTACAATCATCCCCTTGCCGGGCATCATCTCACCTATGAGGTTACACTGGTTTCAATGTAA
- a CDS encoding ATP-binding protein, producing the protein MKKKEKRTKDAFKDFLYALSPWVLGAACILLFFVLTLFTVNSYRREKQLVLEALTQRGITVMRFIASYGRERMRETLQKGASPGTWEEYVQSALQQAVEQPGIDCVVLFDGDNKIIAAEGEEKFFPGEKVDVETIRFLEQLKEGDRTLIVSEKLITARDGEKYFQLAARFKPLGFAGRFRLMGLMEDGNKRMMGGHHRPFSKFRSEVDRLFSMKPVLLVRLEPKEFSTPLRNQIIQMLILLVVFILVAVGGFLSLLTLRGLKDSQKELRRSERLAALGRMAAGVAHELRNPLSSIKGLAMLMKSGEKKGSGAIDETADLLVGEVDRLNRGIEELLDYAKPDRLRISKANINGIIRKTSSLLAVDLDSQNIQLDLQLGSDIPDISADEDKLNRLLLNLSLNAVQAMEMGGTLKISTRREGKNIIITVADNGPGITEDHMKKVFDPYFTTKSAGTGLGLAMCSKIVEEHCGEISISSTGNEGTVVVVKLPV; encoded by the coding sequence ATGAAAAAAAAGGAAAAAAGAACAAAAGACGCGTTTAAAGATTTTTTATATGCGCTCTCCCCTTGGGTTCTCGGGGCTGCGTGTATTCTGCTCTTTTTTGTTCTCACTCTTTTTACTGTAAACAGTTACAGACGTGAAAAACAGCTTGTCCTGGAAGCTCTGACCCAGAGAGGTATAACCGTCATGCGATTTATTGCCAGTTATGGCAGGGAACGCATGCGTGAAACGCTCCAGAAGGGCGCCAGCCCTGGAACATGGGAAGAATATGTTCAATCGGCCCTGCAGCAGGCTGTTGAACAGCCCGGCATTGACTGCGTAGTGTTGTTTGACGGGGATAATAAAATTATCGCTGCTGAAGGAGAGGAAAAATTTTTCCCCGGGGAGAAGGTTGATGTCGAAACCATTCGTTTTCTCGAGCAATTGAAAGAGGGTGATCGGACTCTTATCGTGTCTGAAAAACTTATAACGGCCAGGGATGGTGAAAAATATTTTCAGCTGGCCGCACGTTTCAAACCACTCGGTTTTGCAGGACGTTTCCGTCTTATGGGATTGATGGAAGATGGCAATAAAAGAATGATGGGTGGACATCACAGGCCATTTTCGAAGTTTAGAAGTGAAGTTGATCGTCTCTTTTCGATGAAACCTGTTCTTCTTGTTCGCCTGGAACCGAAGGAGTTCAGTACTCCCCTCAGGAACCAGATCATCCAGATGTTGATACTTCTTGTAGTCTTTATTCTTGTGGCCGTCGGAGGGTTTTTATCGCTACTGACCTTGCGCGGCTTGAAGGATTCCCAGAAAGAGCTTCGCCGGAGTGAACGATTGGCTGCTCTTGGCAGAATGGCAGCGGGCGTGGCTCATGAATTGAGAAATCCACTCAGTTCAATCAAAGGGCTCGCTATGCTGATGAAATCAGGTGAAAAAAAGGGGAGCGGGGCAATCGATGAAACCGCAGATCTGCTAGTCGGTGAAGTGGATCGTTTAAATCGCGGTATTGAAGAGTTGCTCGACTATGCAAAACCGGACCGTTTGAGAATATCAAAGGCAAACATTAATGGTATCATCAGGAAAACAAGTTCTCTGCTTGCTGTTGATCTCGACAGTCAGAATATTCAGCTTGATCTGCAACTGGGTTCTGACATACCTGATATCTCTGCTGATGAAGATAAATTGAACAGGCTTCTGCTCAATCTTTCTCTGAATGCTGTTCAGGCCATGGAGATGGGCGGTACCCTGAAGATCAGTACACGAAGAGAAGGAAAAAATATCATTATTACCGTGGCTGATAATGGTCCGGGGATTACCGAGGACCATATGAAAAAAGTATTTGACCCCTATTTCACCACGAAAAGTGCGGGAACAGGACTTGGGCTGGCCATGTGTTCAAAGATAGTGGAAGAGCATTGCGGAGAAATTTCAATATCCAGTACTGGCAATGAAGGGACAGTGGTGGTAGTGAAGCTCCCTGTTTAA
- a CDS encoding ABC transporter ATP-binding protein, with protein sequence MEFRSVSFSYDGKNSTLSNINLTVPTGEALAIVGPSGGGKTTLTNLIPRFLDLHEGAILIDGTDIRDVTMKSLRGQVAMVTQQTILFNDTIRNNIAYGDQKASDQDIRKAADAAHALGFIEELPKGFETIIGEDGARLSGGERQRISIARAILKNAPILILDEATSALDTESEREVQKALENLMKDRTTFVIAHRLSTIKNADRIIVVKDGEIVEEGTHDTLLAQGGEYELLYSMQYK encoded by the coding sequence ATTGAATTTCGTTCCGTTTCTTTTAGTTACGATGGCAAAAATTCGACACTTTCAAATATTAACCTTACCGTACCGACTGGCGAGGCTCTGGCCATTGTAGGTCCCAGCGGCGGCGGAAAAACGACTCTGACCAATCTGATCCCCCGTTTTCTTGATCTCCACGAAGGAGCGATTCTTATTGACGGTACTGATATTCGTGATGTCACCATGAAGTCACTGCGAGGGCAGGTAGCCATGGTCACCCAGCAGACTATTCTCTTTAATGACACTATCAGGAACAATATCGCCTATGGTGATCAGAAAGCGAGTGACCAGGATATAAGAAAAGCTGCTGATGCCGCTCATGCTCTTGGTTTTATAGAAGAGCTTCCAAAAGGTTTTGAAACCATTATCGGTGAAGATGGGGCCAGACTGTCCGGTGGTGAACGCCAGAGGATATCCATTGCACGGGCTATTTTAAAAAATGCTCCTATTCTCATCCTCGATGAGGCAACTTCCGCACTGGATACTGAATCGGAGCGCGAGGTGCAAAAAGCCCTTGAAAACCTGATGAAGGATCGTACAACTTTTGTCATTGCCCACCGGCTCTCAACCATCAAGAATGCTGACAGAATTATTGTGGTGAAGGATGGAGAAATTGTTGAGGAGGGAACCCATGACACCCTGCTCGCCCAAGGTGGAGAATATGAGCTGCTCTACAGTATGCAGTACAAATAA
- the hisI gene encoding phosphoribosyl-AMP cyclohydrolase, with protein sequence MISLNFEKSADGLLPAIVQDYRSGEILMLAYINRLAWEKTLETGKAHFWSRSRSKLWLKGESSGHIQIIHDILVDCDEDTVVFKVEQLGNAACHTGHRSCFYRKVENDKFIVQGEKVFDPEQVYGKT encoded by the coding sequence ATGATATCACTGAATTTTGAAAAATCAGCAGATGGACTTCTCCCCGCCATTGTCCAGGATTACAGGAGTGGTGAGATATTGATGCTGGCCTATATTAACAGGCTGGCCTGGGAAAAAACCCTTGAAACCGGCAAGGCACACTTCTGGAGTCGTTCAAGAAGCAAGCTCTGGCTGAAAGGAGAATCGTCCGGGCATATTCAGATAATTCATGATATTCTGGTAGATTGTGATGAGGATACTGTTGTTTTTAAGGTTGAACAGCTGGGGAACGCAGCCTGCCATACCGGGCACAGGTCATGTTTTTATCGTAAGGTTGAAAATGATAAATTTATTGTTCAGGGAGAAAAAGTTTTTGATCCCGAACAGGTTTATGGAAAGACATGA
- a CDS encoding DUF6909 family protein — MEELSKSQKARIAIRTFKIHADSLTLQGSYKPSGRTGEKLAESLRQLSPEIYGSMTDSRIVELKGLEYVIDRMPCGIENCTRLILTAQEDFHETSFTEILPLKRRRVSYAVSPHEMCFVITRGKSEIYDILTHITFLNSEAQKIYRQAFHSIEGMSPEWREFEKVVLAKRELVGGELDQAIWNLSIILGRTYRETRDTYEYFEKNRKEHKSNNGLFALIYQIGMRIRAEQESGQNELTIYFTPSLQEMIGHHKYASLWADSLKRTLYQSGLHERPLHVISANMHSVRNLLYGAGTLDDAGETVPEDIYEMVKNLRDRDEQVMRYGGKNGFVFLQDNTGSNIDVNIIDCSRIVPEKLHPSLKDCLSNCSDEPVIIVIDYAFGTQAFDIMDELLSPFTHNDKEIQFDIQSISIMGKAGVLAGKKGDIMLANAHVMEGTPHNYMVKNDLTPEDFDQDVAVFIGPMVTVLGTSLQNRDVLERFHSSSWKAIGLEMEGGHYQRAISGAIIQGHISSDMKIRYAYYASDNPLVSGQTLASGPMGEEGIVPTYMISKIILEKIFSAS, encoded by the coding sequence ATGGAAGAGCTTTCCAAATCCCAGAAGGCCCGTATCGCTATACGTACTTTTAAAATTCATGCTGATTCTCTAACTCTCCAGGGATCTTATAAACCTTCCGGAAGGACAGGGGAAAAACTGGCGGAATCACTGAGACAGCTCAGTCCGGAAATATACGGTTCCATGACTGATTCGAGAATCGTCGAGTTGAAAGGATTGGAATATGTGATAGACAGGATGCCCTGCGGCATTGAGAACTGCACTCGGCTAATTCTTACCGCACAGGAGGATTTTCATGAGACATCGTTCACTGAAATTCTTCCTTTGAAGCGAAGGCGGGTATCCTATGCTGTATCTCCACATGAAATGTGTTTTGTCATAACGCGTGGTAAAAGTGAGATTTACGATATTCTCACCCATATTACCTTTCTCAACAGTGAGGCCCAGAAAATTTACAGGCAGGCTTTTCATTCAATTGAAGGCATGAGTCCCGAATGGCGGGAATTTGAAAAGGTTGTGCTGGCTAAAAGGGAGCTTGTCGGTGGTGAACTGGATCAGGCTATCTGGAACCTGTCGATTATCCTGGGACGTACATATAGAGAAACCAGGGATACATACGAATATTTTGAGAAAAACAGGAAAGAGCATAAATCTAATAATGGTCTGTTTGCCCTGATCTATCAGATCGGTATGCGGATTCGGGCCGAGCAGGAGAGCGGCCAGAATGAGTTGACCATTTATTTTACTCCTTCCTTACAGGAGATGATTGGACATCATAAATACGCGTCACTCTGGGCAGATTCCCTCAAACGTACTCTCTATCAATCAGGCCTGCATGAGAGGCCTCTCCATGTCATCAGCGCTAATATGCATTCGGTGAGGAACCTTCTTTATGGTGCGGGAACGTTGGATGATGCAGGGGAAACTGTACCGGAAGATATATATGAAATGGTAAAAAATCTGAGGGACAGAGATGAGCAGGTGATGCGTTATGGGGGAAAGAATGGTTTTGTTTTTCTTCAGGACAACACTGGTTCAAATATTGATGTGAATATAATAGATTGCAGCCGGATAGTTCCTGAAAAGCTCCATCCATCTTTGAAAGACTGCCTTTCCAACTGCAGTGATGAGCCGGTGATAATCGTCATCGATTATGCTTTCGGCACTCAGGCATTTGATATCATGGATGAACTGCTCAGCCCCTTCACTCATAATGATAAGGAGATACAGTTTGATATTCAATCAATCTCCATCATGGGTAAAGCTGGAGTCCTGGCCGGTAAAAAAGGGGATATCATGCTGGCAAATGCCCATGTTATGGAAGGAACTCCCCATAATTACATGGTGAAAAATGATTTGACTCCGGAAGATTTTGATCAGGATGTTGCTGTATTTATTGGACCGATGGTGACGGTACTGGGCACGTCCCTTCAGAACAGGGATGTTCTTGAGCGGTTTCATTCATCAAGCTGGAAGGCGATTGGTCTCGAAATGGAAGGTGGTCATTACCAGCGTGCCATCAGCGGCGCCATTATCCAGGGTCATATCAGTAGTGATATGAAAATACGATACGCCTACTATGCTTCGGATAATCCACTTGTCAGTGGTCAGACTCTGGCCTCCGGACCCATGGGCGAAGAAGGGATTGTTCCCACCTATATGATCTCAAAAATTATTCTGGAAAAAATCTTCAGCGCTTCCTGA
- a CDS encoding chemotaxis protein CheW, producing the protein MTDQQQASSKNIVELATFYVGDALCGMDILKVQEINKLMQMTKVPQAPEYVLGILNLRGQIVTIIDLGKKLGLGETDITQDPRNIIVNSSGGHVGLLVKKISDVVEADMERREPAPANMRGIQGEFFTGVYKTENNLIGILNVDKVLSIDD; encoded by the coding sequence ATGACAGATCAGCAACAGGCAAGCAGTAAAAATATAGTTGAACTGGCGACGTTTTATGTCGGTGATGCCCTTTGTGGCATGGATATTCTGAAAGTTCAGGAAATAAACAAGCTCATGCAGATGACAAAGGTTCCCCAGGCTCCGGAATATGTTCTCGGCATCCTGAATCTTCGCGGGCAGATTGTAACCATAATTGACCTTGGGAAAAAGCTGGGTCTTGGAGAAACCGATATCACCCAGGATCCGAGAAATATTATTGTCAATTCTTCCGGTGGCCATGTCGGTCTGCTTGTAAAAAAAATCAGCGATGTCGTTGAAGCTGATATGGAGCGCCGGGAGCCTGCTCCTGCAAATATGCGTGGGATCCAGGGAGAATTTTTTACCGGTGTCTACAAGACCGAAAATAATCTTATTGGTATTTTAAATGTCGACAAGGTTTTGAGTATTGATGATTAA
- the hisG gene encoding ATP phosphoribosyltransferase, which translates to MTQLKLGLPKGSLEKATIELFEKAGWLIKPAARNYFPEIDDPELDCSICRPQEMSRYVESGMLDAGITGKDWTMENESDAVLVCDLVYSKVSRRPTRWIIAVAGDSEIKSIEDLEGKKIATELVNVTRRFFAEKKINVDIEFSWGATEAKVVSGLADAIVEVTETESTIRAHGLRIIYELMESNTQFITNKAAWNDPWKREKIENIAMLLQGALRADRMVGLKMNVPSEKLDEIVSVIPSINAPTVANLYNQDWYSVEIMVSQEVVRDLIPRLKKCGAEGIIEYALNKLI; encoded by the coding sequence ATGACACAGTTGAAACTTGGTCTGCCGAAAGGAAGCCTGGAAAAGGCAACCATTGAACTTTTTGAAAAGGCTGGCTGGCTGATTAAACCGGCAGCCAGAAATTATTTTCCGGAAATAGATGACCCTGAACTGGATTGCTCTATCTGCAGGCCACAGGAGATGTCGCGTTATGTTGAGAGCGGTATGCTTGATGCGGGTATTACCGGAAAAGACTGGACGATGGAAAATGAGTCGGATGCTGTCCTGGTATGTGATCTTGTATATTCCAAAGTGAGCAGGAGACCAACAAGGTGGATTATTGCCGTTGCCGGAGACTCTGAAATAAAGAGTATTGAAGATCTTGAGGGAAAAAAAATTGCCACTGAACTGGTGAACGTTACCCGTCGTTTTTTTGCAGAGAAAAAAATAAATGTGGACATTGAATTTTCCTGGGGAGCAACGGAAGCCAAGGTTGTTTCCGGGTTGGCTGATGCCATTGTTGAAGTGACGGAAACGGAATCTACCATTCGCGCACATGGTCTCAGAATTATTTATGAACTGATGGAATCAAACACACAGTTTATTACCAATAAGGCAGCGTGGAATGATCCGTGGAAGCGTGAAAAGATTGAAAATATAGCAATGCTTCTCCAGGGAGCGTTACGTGCCGATCGAATGGTTGGATTGAAAATGAATGTACCCAGTGAAAAACTGGATGAGATTGTCAGCGTGATTCCCAGTATAAACGCTCCGACAGTTGCAAATCTCTACAATCAGGACTGGTATTCGGTCGAAATAATGGTTTCTCAGGAAGTTGTACGCGATCTTATTCCACGGCTTAAAAAATGCGGGGCGGAAGGAATTATTGAATATGCCCTTAATAAACTGATTTGA
- a CDS encoding protein-glutamate methylesterase/protein-glutamine glutaminase, giving the protein MKKLSVLVVDDTIVYRKAISDVIEEIPGVELAGVAHNGKIALAKIKTLQPDILTLDIEMPVMNGLEVLQELRAKYPKIGAIMLSTLTAEGSDMTMKALELGAFDFILKPQTKGQAEGKKAIKQLLQPMLKAFAQSRGVPALRGKTTGTARPSVTKVPPRKFTSLNRKKTAGKSKSEIVTIGISTGGPNALSQMLPQLPGDLGVPVLIVQHMPPVFTKSLANSLDKKCALHVKEAEDGENILPNVVYIAPGGKQMKLVAGLDGQNRRIKLTNDPPENSCKPSVDYLFRSVGDYYVGRTTAVIMTGMGSDGTKGLAVLRDKAAYIIGQDEASCVVYGMPKTPAELGYIDTVVPLNKIAEEIVKSVKK; this is encoded by the coding sequence ATGAAGAAATTATCAGTTCTTGTGGTGGATGATACCATTGTCTACCGTAAGGCAATATCTGATGTCATTGAAGAAATTCCCGGTGTGGAACTGGCTGGAGTAGCGCATAACGGAAAAATCGCGCTCGCCAAAATAAAAACACTTCAGCCGGATATCCTGACCCTTGATATTGAAATGCCGGTTATGAATGGACTTGAAGTTCTCCAGGAACTACGCGCAAAATACCCGAAAATCGGGGCGATAATGCTCTCTACACTCACTGCTGAAGGCAGTGACATGACCATGAAAGCGCTGGAACTTGGAGCATTCGATTTTATTCTCAAACCACAGACCAAAGGGCAGGCTGAAGGAAAAAAAGCGATAAAACAACTCCTTCAACCCATGCTCAAGGCCTTTGCCCAGTCCAGAGGAGTACCTGCATTACGAGGTAAAACTACAGGAACAGCGCGTCCTTCGGTAACCAAGGTGCCTCCAAGAAAATTTACTTCATTGAACCGGAAAAAAACTGCCGGGAAAAGTAAATCGGAAATTGTCACTATCGGAATTTCAACCGGGGGACCCAATGCCCTTTCCCAAATGCTGCCTCAACTCCCTGGAGACCTTGGTGTTCCCGTTCTTATTGTGCAGCATATGCCTCCGGTTTTTACAAAATCTCTTGCCAACAGCCTTGATAAAAAATGTGCTCTTCATGTAAAAGAGGCAGAAGATGGTGAAAACATACTCCCAAATGTTGTATATATAGCTCCCGGTGGAAAACAGATGAAACTGGTTGCGGGACTTGACGGGCAGAACCGCAGAATAAAACTCACCAATGACCCACCGGAAAACTCATGCAAACCCTCTGTTGACTACCTCTTCCGTTCCGTCGGCGACTATTACGTCGGAAGAACAACGGCGGTAATAATGACAGGCATGGGCTCTGATGGCACTAAAGGACTTGCTGTCCTCAGAGACAAAGCCGCTTATATCATAGGACAGGATGAAGCCAGTTGTGTTGTTTACGGAATGCCTAAGACACCTGCTGAACTTGGATATATTGACACTGTTGTTCCACTGAACAAGATTGCCGAGGAAATTGTCAAAAGTGTAAAAAAATAG
- a CDS encoding ABC transporter permease, whose protein sequence is MTNKEIIFRLYRTIKPYQTKLIIAMISMIFVAAFTGAQAYLVKDLLDKIFMEKNLFFLKLLPIIVILVFFLKGVTYYIYTFLLEQVGQSVIRDFRQDIFDHIHKQSLSFFSSMPTGTLMSRIISDVTLMQQAVSNALVGVVRDFFQVLILLGVVFYMNWKLAMFSFIVLPVAAYPIVKFGRIFRRLSTSTQEEVANVSNILHETITGNRIVKAFCKEQYEGKRFWDQVETLFSITIKDAKYRCMQHPLMEFIGGIAIALIIWFGGHEVISGHSTPGTFFAFLTALIAAYEPVKGVTRINSTIQQGLAAATRVFDLLDMEPEIQDKPDAKELSPLTPLLNFVPFLLVTMAKIRHFQILTLPYRLARLWPL, encoded by the coding sequence ATGACTAATAAAGAAATAATTTTCCGTCTCTACCGTACCATCAAGCCCTACCAGACTAAATTGATCATCGCTATGATCTCCATGATTTTCGTAGCAGCATTCACCGGCGCCCAGGCTTATCTGGTTAAGGATCTGCTTGATAAGATCTTCATGGAAAAGAATCTTTTTTTCCTTAAACTTCTCCCCATAATCGTTATTCTCGTCTTCTTCCTCAAGGGAGTTACATATTATATTTATACTTTTCTTCTGGAACAGGTCGGCCAGTCCGTCATCCGGGATTTTCGCCAGGACATTTTTGACCATATCCATAAACAGTCTCTCTCCTTCTTCAGTTCAATGCCCACCGGCACACTCATGTCCAGGATAATCTCCGACGTTACCCTCATGCAGCAGGCCGTGTCCAATGCCCTGGTCGGAGTTGTAAGGGATTTTTTCCAGGTGCTCATTCTCCTTGGTGTTGTTTTCTACATGAACTGGAAACTCGCCATGTTTTCTTTTATCGTTTTGCCGGTTGCTGCTTACCCGATTGTCAAATTCGGCAGAATCTTCAGACGACTGAGCACTTCGACCCAGGAAGAAGTTGCAAATGTATCAAATATCCTGCACGAAACTATTACCGGCAACCGGATTGTCAAAGCATTCTGTAAGGAACAATATGAAGGAAAACGTTTCTGGGATCAGGTTGAAACTCTTTTTTCCATAACCATAAAAGATGCAAAATACCGCTGTATGCAACATCCTCTTATGGAGTTTATCGGCGGTATTGCCATCGCTCTTATTATCTGGTTTGGAGGCCATGAGGTCATCAGCGGTCATTCAACTCCGGGTACTTTTTTTGCCTTTCTCACTGCCCTGATAGCCGCTTACGAACCTGTAAAAGGAGTCACCCGTATCAACTCTACCATCCAGCAGGGACTGGCCGCTGCCACCCGGGTCTTTGATCTGCTTGATATGGAACCGGAAATTCAGGACAAACCCGATGCAAAAGAACTCTCCCCTTTAACTCCACTATTGAATTTCGTTCCGTTTCTTTTAGTTACGATGGCAAAAATTCGACACTTTCAAATATTAACCTTACCGTACCGACTGGCGAGGCTCTGGCCATTGTAG
- a CDS encoding lysophospholipid acyltransferase family protein — protein MKLKHKLEYFLLRSVIFFINLLPVPVILWLCSSLGLIAWIIFPFRLQVAYANLSTVFPELNHSEKLRLLRRVYLQFTRCFGLVFILHRRKLVGLIENAEISGRDKLEAALSRGKGVILTTIHASWFEAYFAWFNLSGLPTSLIYQKQSNPLSDRYFVKQRSRYGTSLEHVSSYDGMKAFEEALARNRLLIVSLDQSYASRGTKVLFFNRPLACAKGTAMLHLRTGAPVLTSVYYMKDGKMHIDFDTVKLPAYDEINEENINDISSRAIKLYEPFIREYPEQWFSLFHRLWSKDKNDYPPVKRTLKQIFF, from the coding sequence ATGAAACTCAAACATAAACTGGAATATTTTCTCCTCAGATCCGTCATTTTTTTCATCAACCTGCTTCCTGTCCCGGTTATTCTCTGGCTCTGCAGCTCACTCGGTCTGATTGCCTGGATAATTTTCCCCTTCAGGCTGCAAGTCGCCTATGCAAACCTTTCCACGGTCTTTCCCGAGCTGAACCACAGCGAAAAACTTCGCCTGCTCAGAAGGGTCTATTTGCAGTTTACCCGTTGCTTCGGTCTTGTTTTTATCCTCCACCGCAGAAAACTGGTAGGATTAATAGAAAATGCGGAAATTTCAGGCAGAGATAAACTGGAAGCTGCCTTATCCCGTGGAAAAGGTGTTATTCTCACCACGATCCACGCAAGCTGGTTTGAAGCTTACTTTGCCTGGTTTAATCTTTCCGGACTCCCCACCAGCCTTATTTACCAGAAACAGTCAAATCCCCTTTCGGACCGCTATTTTGTGAAACAACGGTCCAGGTACGGAACGAGCCTGGAACATGTCAGCAGTTATGATGGCATGAAAGCTTTTGAAGAGGCACTTGCCAGAAACAGGCTTCTCATCGTCAGTCTTGATCAGAGTTATGCAAGCAGGGGTACAAAGGTACTTTTCTTCAACCGGCCCCTGGCTTGCGCAAAGGGAACGGCCATGCTCCATCTCCGCACGGGTGCTCCTGTACTTACCAGTGTATATTATATGAAAGATGGAAAAATGCATATAGATTTCGATACAGTGAAACTTCCAGCCTATGATGAAATTAATGAAGAAAATATAAATGATATTTCCAGCCGGGCCATAAAGCTCTATGAACCATTTATCAGGGAATACCCGGAACAGTGGTTCAGCCTGTTCCATCGTCTCTGGTCCAAAGATAAAAACGATTATCCCCCGGTAAAACGAACCTTGAAACAGATATTTTTCTGA
- the yihA gene encoding ribosome biogenesis GTP-binding protein YihA/YsxC produces the protein MNFSSVDFLLSVHSLKQLPIPDLPEVAFAGRSNVGKSSLINKLVARKNLVKVSGRPGKTQGLNFFQVADEFYLVDLPGYGFARVSKSMQNSWQDLISSYLETRETLKCVVVIMDIRHEPKKMDGQLLQWLREQSITILPVYTKIDKLSGSKRQKNASLLDAGHGIKSSERVLFSAKTGQGRDELIVRLSAVLQP, from the coding sequence ATGAATTTTTCATCGGTTGATTTTCTTTTAAGTGTTCACAGTCTGAAACAGCTGCCGATTCCAGATCTGCCTGAAGTTGCTTTTGCCGGCCGCTCCAATGTGGGGAAATCGAGCCTTATCAATAAACTGGTTGCCAGGAAAAACCTGGTCAAGGTCAGTGGTCGGCCGGGAAAAACACAGGGGTTGAATTTTTTCCAGGTGGCGGACGAATTTTACTTGGTGGACCTGCCAGGCTATGGTTTTGCCAGGGTTTCAAAGTCTATGCAGAACAGCTGGCAGGACCTGATTTCCAGCTACCTTGAAACCAGGGAAACTCTGAAATGTGTTGTGGTCATAATGGACATACGACATGAACCAAAAAAAATGGATGGACAACTCCTGCAATGGCTGCGTGAACAGTCCATCACAATTTTGCCGGTCTATACAAAAATAGATAAACTGTCCGGCAGTAAACGACAGAAAAACGCCTCTCTTCTTGATGCCGGCCATGGTATCAAATCATCAGAACGAGTCCTGTTTTCCGCAAAAACCGGGCAGGGCAGGGATGAACTTATCGTTAGATTGTCTGCTGTTCTCCAACCATAG